Below is a window of Populus alba chromosome 2, ASM523922v2, whole genome shotgun sequence DNA.
TCTACAGTAATCATCatcatgttaaataaaaatgaatgtgatagaaaattctaaaatttcaaaatttaacatTTGACTGATGGATACACTCAATTTTTTCAGTGAACATGATGAACACACCGCTCTCCCAGATGAAGACAAATGAGTTTCAAATTGAAAGTTGGTCACATAAGataaaaggcaaaaaagaaaaaggaacagagagagagagatgaaaatAAGTTGTTAAACTCATTAATCTACCCTGGATCCACTGAATTACTATCTAAGTCATCTTTATAACTTGTCCCCTTGTACGTTTTGAGGTATACATGTTCCTCCACACTGCTGGAAAATGGAAATTTTCCTCTTTTACCATTTTTCTACATATCAAGTGTGCactaattttcaaatattgatCTGATTATTCTTTTGTGTTGAGTAATGTTGTAGCAAAGCTGACTTGCTTTATCCAAACAATGAAGGCAAATGAATCCATTAAGTTCATTTTTGCACCAGGTGAATAAGTACAGTTGTCTGAAATCTTACCTCTAGGGTCAACTTCACGGGAGATCTTAATTGCATCGCTTGTCGCGAGATCTTGATTTGCAGGAGAAATTGCCAGAATAATACAGTTTGGCTGAAAGATcagagttaatttaatattgcaccccaaaaaattcacaaaaattgGACTAAAAGGGACAATTTATGCATGTGGTAGATCATGTTGAAAATGATTTATACCATTAAACATTATGAACATTCGCAATGAAcatatttatgatataataaatacaatcaAAATGCTCTCAGAAGCTCTAATTGGAATCATTTTCCATTAAGTTTGACTTTTGGTACCATATGGTATGAAACATTTGAGGAAAATTACCTTCTCAATGTATGACCTGACCATGTTCTCGATGTCATGCACGATACTTTCAGGTTGACCGTCTATGATGACCCAATTTAACAGATTGGTTAGTCACTCTTGTGGcaaacaagtaaaatatttatgaacaTTAACAGAAAAGACTTGTCACAATAACTCACCAACAGCTACTTTAGTAAGTCCAGGAAGATCAACCAATGTCAAATTCACAACTGGAAAGTACAAAAAATCACAATAGACATTCAGAGTGTTTTGTATAATATAGTGCCGAATAGAAGGCAATTACTAACAAGAGAAATCCAGaacattctaaataaaattcaagccATACACCTGACAGAAAACTGGAGAcagattatttgaaaagcataaAGATGAAACGAAATTTTGAAACTTAGTTGAATACAAGTCCATTCTCAAGCAAAGAATGATAGAATGATCAGCACATTGTAACACGCCAGATTAATATGACTGGCTGATTGTGGTCCCTCTGATTCTCTGCTCATcacatcaaataataaaaatgacagTTCATATATTGTTGGTTTATAATCACTCACTCAGAATGAACTAAAGCTAAAACCAAATGCATCTAAGTAAAAATAGTGTGATGAGCATTGCAGTCTCACCATTAGGAGAAAAAATGCTTAGATGGATTGGAACGCTAGAAATTTGTTTGCTGCGACCTGTCTCTCGATCAGTCTCATCGGCGATCTCTTTCCGCACGGCAGCTATACATAATAGAAATATGGTTAGCAACTgagatagaaaataaaacatatatgcaTACAAACAATTGCCAAAACTAACCAAACGATGATAAAACAGAAACTAGTTGTCATCAACATATGTATCACCTGGCATTTATTGCAACTACTATCTAACAGTCATCAAAAAGTAGCAAAAAGAGGAAAAACACAAGGCCATAGATCATACCGAAATCAGTAAATTTCTTTCTCGGGAGGTGCATAAACTCTGCGTATTCTCTTCCTTCATCAATCTTATGAAGCTGCAGGACAAGAGGACGCCGTGTAACAATCCCTGAAAAATACTCGCATCACTAAAggccatagaaaaaaaaaattcaccaacAAATACATAATCTCCGCGTGCAAATATTGCGAGCATGGAAGGTATCAACAGCTTAAATACCTGCCCCACGAGGTAAGAAGTCCTTTCCAACAATGCTCTCCAGCACGGACGATTTCCCGGAACTCTATGAACGATTAACACGTTTAGATGATTAAATAACAAATAGTTCAAAAGGGTAGAAATTCCAAATAAATAGTTGAAAAGATTTTGTGGAAGTAGCGCGCATTTAAGCTGATCAAATGAAATAACATcactttattaaataaatgaacactttaaaaaaaataataaacccaaacatcttaaaattgATAGTAATTATAGGTTTCGTGTGATTTGCATTCAattatgagaagaaaaaaatatgtgtgcaagactaatgtttcaaaataaccaaaaagaagaaaaataaagaaaatgatcaCGGtagaattaaaacaattattttgatGGATATATTACTTGAATAGCAAACTAAAACGCAATGCAATCAAACCAAATCAGAGAAATAAACAATAACGTGATtcaagaaacaatttttttaaaaatcaaacaaccgCCAATATGACcgcatgaaaaaaagaagaagatgaatgatCCGATTTGGAATATAAACAAGAAAGCGTGGGTGGATTCATTGAAATGAAGAGCTGAAATTATGATTAGTAGTTAGAATAGATTGGATTAGAGATGGTACCTGACCACCAACGACGGCAATGGAAGGCAAGGCTTCCCAGAGAGTAGGCAAGGCGTTGTCTTCACCATGATCACCGAGTGCCGTGCACGCTCTCTGTATCTTGTTCACCAATGAAATCAAAGTCTCCATTGCGAGGCGAAATGCTGAGTTGATGAGTCGGTTTTGATCGGCGGGCGAGGAAGTTCCGAGTCGGTGAGCTGATGAGTCGTTCAGTGCGCGAAAGAGATATTAGTTTCCGTGatctatttaatatattattttttcctctccttttacttttcttgttgttgaataacgaggaagaagaaggaggaggttGGCGAAGGAACCGGGAAAAGGGAATGTCTGAAGGAAGAGAGCGGAGAGACCGTTGAAACTTTCTTCGTGGCGTtcattttttctagtttatatTACCATATTACCCTTTATTGTTTGAATGGGGAAATAATTACGTACGGCAATGCAATTTTGGGAAAGTAAACACAATAATTCCATTTCCTGCTCCAATAGGTTATTGCTTGCCTGTTTGCTAGAAAAatgttctttttgaaaaaatattttttaaatttttttatatttgattgcattgtaaaaaaaatgttaatggaattcaattcaattcttatatgtttataattttatatttaaaatatctatattatatgtatagttacattttataaaatatactatatataaatatatgatataataaattattttattttcatcattgcactttttgtatcttttttttttatacgtgGTCAAATAGTGATATaatatgctatatatatatatatatacatgtaagaaaaacatgaaattttttttacaaaaaaacctcctacattttagttcatttttcattttcaatctaAGGTTTTAGAAATTACATTATTTCTTTTGAACTTTATACACATGCTAATACTTAAAATCCTAACAAAAAGTCtacaaaaatatcttttttatttacaattttgtgattaaattcattataataaataaaaagctaatatcaaaataacaaaattgccaccataatatataattacaataatgttGTACACAAATGGATCTGGTTATTCTAATTCATGGGTGGAAGAAGTGATTTTCTCAACATCcacaaagaaaaccaaaaagaaaatgagtttgaaatcaaaatcaaactcCATTATTTGGTACTAATGCAAgttaattatcaataaatttatttttattttttcttcttaaaaaaatatatttttttaggattattAATTCTAGATTTGAGCTAATAGAACCCTTGATAATGATATGAATGTTCTAGGAAGTGTTGGGTGGCTGTTTATAATTCTAGAAGTTTTCAAATAATTGTTTGTGTTTCTTAGAATTATTGGGTGATTGATTTAGTTTATGGATATTAATTGTGGTTTCTAAAACTATTGTTTGGTTGATGGTTGTAAGATATTATAGCATTGGTCAAGTCATGTGGACTCGTTTTCATGTGGTAAAGTttccttctctctttattttggTAATTGAATTTATCTATACACTTTGTCTTTTAACTTACCTCACGAagaaggaaaatgttttcctaGAAAGTAGTTATTGGTGATTGTTATTGACTATAATGTTTTGCTATTTTATACTTGTCATAAAAAAGgtattatacattaaaaaaaaattatatatacatgtaacATTAATGTAAAGGAcctataaacttaaaaaaatatagagatatATTTTGAGGTAAGATTAGGTAAAATAAAGTAAGTCGAGATTGAGTCAAATACAAGTCAAAATGAGCCAGGATatgtttttagctttttagtCATGACCCCGAATAACTATAATGTTGACATATACAATGcattcactaatttttttttttaaataattgtatCATCACTAtggatatttaaaagaaaacaaagtaataaagtgcaatgaaatatattttacaatcaAGGAGTTTATTAGACTTtcatccatctttttttttttagaatatgatTATATTTCActtacatatttatttcttcatgttcataataattttttattttttaaaatagtgcttttaataaaaaaaaattcataaaaatacataaataataaaaaatagttttaattaaaaaaattatattttattttaaatcattaaaaatatttgcaatTCAGAACCTAGACAACAATACACTTGTAGGGATATTCATGAATATAGTTGGGTCAGTTTAAGTCTATAATTGTattcaacttaatttttaatattttatatattataaattcaacgtctttaattattttagattgaGTGGTTGAACATATTGGGTTGATCAAGTTTTTGTGAGATATTATAGATGTTCACGAGTTAAACTTATATTGCTAATTTTCAAGAATTTGTATTTAAAGATAGGCTTATAATATAGATTGTAGGTGTCATGACACTCTCAATCTTAATGTTAAGTGTAATTTCTATATATTACATtactattaaattataattacccCACCCTTTTCCTCCATCAaagatataagttttttttgttagattaaaaaaatctaatatgaaGTTGACTAACAAGAATTTTTAGAAGCCGaaacaattctcaataaaataataattcataaattattaaatgtaaatataaaaagagtatATATAAATTAGAGAAATCATGTTGAgcgaattttaaaaaatattgactcGTAACCTGatccatgatattttttttattttttttaattcactatcattttataatatttaattttattcatattattcaattttaataggTTAGatcatgttaaataatataaatattacatatGAGCCGGTTCTTTTTAACGCCCGTAATGCTTCTTGTTTCTTCTCTCGGTTTGATTAGCAATGGACATTCCAGTCCTGGAGCTTCCTACCTTGAAATTTGTTCCCCTCCAATGGCGACTGGAGTGGTCCAATTGTCAAGAGTCCGCATTTCTTTACGCACAAACCAATGGCATATTCGATGTCAGTCAAGCGATGCAATGGCATCTTTGTTATAATAAGATAAACCAAGGGCTCTTTCTCCACCATCTTTATAAATTAGAGGAATACCTTCAAATAGAGGCCATCCAACTACTATGTAAATTCCAGATGCATCCCCTGATTAGAGACTCAAGCAATATTATCCTAAAAAGGATCACAAATTTATCAATATTGCCTCCAAAACAAGTTTTAGCTTGACCAAAACCTTAAAAAGTCTGTATTTATCAAGTTTCGTGTTAACAGTGGatcacaatcttaaaaaaaaaaaagagatgtaattttaatttttttttatgttatagcATAATCTGCAAgcattaaatgtatttttaatattaatgaatttatatcaCCGCTAAggatcacttttaaaaaattatatttttttaaattttttgacaaaattttatattttttcacaatCAATAGTTATATtactttatttatataacaattattctttttttttagattaatttttttattatattagatatgtttttttattaataaatatttgtgggtattaagtttttaataaattttgcatGTGATATAATCATATTGTTTAAATTGAAGGTAGAGGATGCAATTGAAGGGTTTAATTAGTTGGGGACTATTTAGAGGTTACCCGAAACTAGATGATGACCTTTTGTCACTATCCAATCACACAGCCGTACTATTAGCGGAAAACTCTCGAGTCTCAACTCAACCTCACATTCCCTCTCTAGACCCTTCTCTCCTAAAATGCAGACTGAACTCAACAACTCAGTCATAGAAATTAGAATAGAATGATAGATTACTTCCTCTCATGGATTCTCTAACACTCACCAAACCCATCCTTTACTCTCTCTACTTCACTCCCACAAATCCAAGAACCAAAATTTGGTGTTCTGGccacttttcatttttcaagtcCGCTCATCTTACCAAATTCAAAAACTCTCCAATTTGTTTTTCGTATAAAAAGCCTTCAAATcaacaaaacccaaaaccaagaaacaaaaataacagaactTTCTTATCAAACCCTTTGCGGGCTTTGGTCCCGATAATGGAACACATCAAAGCATTAGCTTcttcacaaacaaaaaaatggtCTTCACAGCTACAAGCATACAGTGATGACTCGGAGAAGGTGATGAGTGAACACAACGGGGATTTTACGCTAAATGGAGCGTTTGGATTGGCTTTATTGAGTATAACATCGCATGCGAAAGTAAAGATCAGTCCTTTTGTGGCAACATTAGCTGCAAACCCAACTTTTATATCGGGTTTGTTTGCTTGGTTTATTGCACAGTCAATGaaagtgtttttgaatttttttgtggaGAGGAAATGGGATTTGAGAATGTTGTTTGCCTCTGGAGGGATGCCTTCTTCCCACTCTGCTTTGTGTACTGCTTTGACAACATCAGTTGCGTTTTGTCATGGAGTGGCTGATTCGTTATTTCCTGTTTGTTTGGGGTTTAGTCTTATAGTTATGTATGATGCAATTGGTGTCAGGCGTCATGCTGGGATGCAAGCTCAGGTAAGGAGTGAAATAGTTTGGTTTATTCATTATGTTTGCTTTGTTGAACACAGAGTATTTGTTTTGTTGGtgaaatttagtatttttatgcATAATATTCTACTGCTGCGTTGCTTTTGTTGCTGCTGCTTTGTTGacaaagtaattgtttttgttggtgAAATTTCGCATTTTTATGCGTAGTCTTATGTTGCATTGCTTTGGTTGTCATAATTGTGGTGGTTGCTCCCCAAACGTTGGCCGGGTAACTCTGTTGTGCTTCTTGACAGAAcagttaatgttttattttttggaggTGTTCCTAAATTGGATCGTTGATTTGACCTAAAGCTTTGTACAAGCTTAATGAGATTGATTTTCCGTGTTGCTTCCCCTCATGGTCAACTTGTATCTGGAATGGCGTGATTCGCTTGGGAAAAATGAGTAAATTTCAGAATCCAATAAGACTAGCGGGTCCCCTGCCAGTGGAGCTTCTTGATATGGCTAGGATTGGAAATAGGATGGGTGGGTAGGTTATGggatttaaaggaaaaaagattGATGATCATCTGTGTTCAAAGGCCTGGATGCACTATACTGTGCAATCCATTGCCTAATCATCGCCATTATTTTCTTTGGAGATGGTATTAAGTTTTTTCGGAATCCAATTCTGGCTTATACTCAAACTTCGTTCTCAAAGATGGGATTGAATTTGGAGGGAggtcttcctcttcttccagACTTCATGATGCAGTGGGGCAATTTGCTTTGGATGTGTACTGTGTGTTCAATTAGGCATAAGCCATGACAAGCGGATGCCATGCCAAATGCATTTCCAGAGAGTGTTTCACTTGAACTGAGTACAGCACAAATGTCAGGAAGGATTGTAGTATAATATGAGGTTGGGTAGAATGATCAGTCTTATGTTTCTTAATTGGATGCTTGATCAGACTTGTAATGCTGGTAAATTAATGTTCTCTGTGTTTGGGAAGGATTTTCAACAGATGGTCTGAAGCTCTTAAAAACTGAACTAATCTAATTTAGAGACaagtattaatttatttaaagctAGTCTGAGATAAGTTTTGAAAGGTAAAGTTCACAGACTTAATTTTTGTCTCCACTAGCTGGATAATTTCCTGAGTTTGTATGTGCTTGTTGCTAGATCAAAAGCTACTCTGTTGTTGGATTGGAAGTCGTTTGTGCTTTAAGCAGAAGAGATACTACAATAAATGTCACATCAGCTGTGTTGATCTGATTTCTATGCATTATGTTTGTAATTTTGCTATTTATTGCTCACTGGCTCGGCGCTTATATGTCATGATTATAGGTATTTAATTTTGTGTCTCTGTCAATTTGGTAAGCTTTTGACATTtgccatttttaaaaaaataggtttaagaaaaaattacttttagttgcagttttaagaaaataaattttataaagtatttgtttagttaaaactgCTCGGAGATGGATTTTTtgtatgcaaaataaataaaaaagtaagtcTCTACGAAAATGAGAAACAGATTCCTTATAGCTTTCTACAAAAACAAGATTTGAAATGCATTTATGTTACGAGGCTTCTTTATACAAAAGCATAAGCTATTTGTCTAATCTAACAAATGTTTCTTTGTCGT
It encodes the following:
- the LOC118057832 gene encoding uncharacterized protein isoform X1, whose translation is MDSLTLTKPILYSLYFTPTNPRTKIWCSGHFSFFKSAHLTKFKNSPICFSYKKPSNQQNPKPRNKNNRTFLSNPLRALVPIMEHIKALASSQTKKWSSQLQAYSDDSEKVMSEHNGDFTLNGAFGLALLSITSHAKVKISPFVATLAANPTFISGLFAWFIAQSMKVFLNFFVERKWDLRMLFASGGMPSSHSALCTALTTSVAFCHGVADSLFPVCLGFSLIVMYDAIGVRRHAGMQAQHFWWIINSALEACDFCGVLNMIVEDLFQGHPISQRKLKELLGHNPSQVLAGALLGILVACVCCQGYLVVT
- the LOC118057832 gene encoding uncharacterized protein isoform X2, giving the protein MDSLTLTKPILYSLYFTPTNPRTKIWCSGHFSFFKSAHLTKFKNSPICFSYKKPSNQQNPKPRNKNNRTFLSNPLRALVPIMEHIKALASSQTKKWSSQLQAYSDDSEKVMSEHNGDFTLNGAFGLALLSITSHAKVKISPFVATLAANPTFISGLFAWFIAQSMKVFLNFFVERKWDLRMLFASGGMPSSHSALCTALTTSVAFCHGVADSLFPVCLGFSLIVMYDAIGVRRHAGMQAQVLNMIVEDLFQGHPISQRKLKELLGHNPSQVLAGALLGILVACVCCQGYLVVT